One Candidatus Krumholzibacteriia bacterium genomic region harbors:
- the atpA gene encoding F0F1 ATP synthase subunit alpha gives MAFRPEEVSSIIQAELQKSDVKLEMESVGTVLQVGDGIARVWGLEDAMSGELLEFPGGVAGMVLNLETDNVGAVLFGDDAGIKEGDTVKRTGKVAQVPVGKALLGRVVNSLGQPIDGKGPIVTDTFNPVEAVVPNVVQRQPVKEPLQTGLKAVDSMIPIGRGQRELIIGDRQTGKTALCIDTIINQKTSGVICIYVAIGQKESTVAQLVRRLEKHGAMEYTTIVSASASDPAPLQFLAPYAGAAMGEFFRDSGGHAVCFYDDLSKHAQSYRQMSLLLRRPPGREAYPGDVFYLHSRLLERAAKLSEPLGGGSLTALPIIETQLGDVTAYIPTNVISITDGQIFLEGDLFYAGVRPAINVGISVSRVGSNAQTKMMKQVAGRLRLALAQYRDLANFARFGSDLDKSTLAQLTRGEKMVEILKQDEDEPLPTERQVLLIFCANEGLLDDLPTDSLKRYEKEFYAFMDGKYPDVVRKLREKKAFDKELEAEARKACGEFKADFARGLAAAK, from the coding sequence ATGGCGTTTCGACCCGAAGAAGTAAGTTCCATCATCCAGGCGGAACTGCAGAAGTCCGACGTGAAACTCGAAATGGAGTCGGTCGGTACCGTCCTCCAGGTGGGCGACGGCATCGCCCGCGTGTGGGGACTCGAAGACGCCATGTCGGGCGAGTTGCTCGAGTTCCCCGGCGGGGTGGCCGGCATGGTGCTGAACCTCGAGACCGACAACGTGGGTGCGGTGCTGTTCGGCGACGACGCCGGCATCAAGGAGGGCGACACCGTCAAGCGCACCGGCAAGGTGGCGCAGGTCCCGGTGGGCAAGGCCCTGCTGGGACGCGTGGTCAACTCGCTGGGCCAGCCCATTGACGGCAAGGGCCCCATCGTCACCGACACCTTCAACCCGGTCGAGGCCGTGGTGCCCAACGTGGTGCAGCGCCAGCCGGTGAAGGAGCCGCTGCAGACCGGCCTTAAGGCGGTCGACTCCATGATCCCCATCGGCCGCGGACAGCGCGAATTGATCATCGGCGACCGCCAGACCGGCAAGACGGCGCTGTGCATCGACACCATCATCAACCAGAAGACCAGCGGTGTCATCTGCATCTACGTCGCCATCGGGCAGAAGGAATCCACCGTGGCGCAGCTGGTGCGCCGGCTCGAGAAGCACGGTGCGATGGAGTACACCACCATCGTGAGCGCGTCGGCCAGCGATCCGGCGCCGCTCCAGTTCCTGGCCCCCTACGCCGGCGCCGCCATGGGCGAGTTCTTCCGCGACAGCGGCGGCCACGCGGTGTGCTTCTACGACGATCTTTCCAAGCACGCGCAGTCGTACCGCCAGATGTCGCTCTTGCTGCGCCGTCCGCCGGGCCGCGAAGCCTACCCCGGTGACGTCTTCTACCTGCACTCGCGGCTCTTGGAGCGCGCCGCCAAGCTGTCCGAGCCGCTGGGCGGCGGGTCGCTCACCGCACTGCCCATCATCGAGACGCAGCTGGGCGACGTGACGGCGTACATCCCGACCAACGTGATCTCCATCACCGACGGGCAGATCTTTCTGGAGGGCGACCTGTTCTACGCCGGCGTGCGGCCCGCCATCAACGTGGGTATCTCGGTGTCGCGCGTGGGCTCCAACGCCCAGACCAAGATGATGAAGCAGGTGGCGGGACGGCTGCGTCTCGCGCTGGCGCAGTACCGCGATCTGGCCAACTTTGCGCGCTTCGGCTCCGACCTCGACAAGTCCACGCTCGCTCAGCTCACGCGCGGCGAGAAGATGGTCGAGATCCTCAAGCAGGACGAGGACGAGCCGCTGCCGACCGAGCGCCAGGTGCTGCTGATCTTCTGCGCCAACGAGGGTCTGCTGGACGACCTGCCGACCGACAGCCTCAAGCGCTACGAGAAGGAGTTCTACGCCTTCATGGACGGGAAGTATCCGGACGTGGTGCGCAAGCTGCGCGAGAAGAAGGCATTCGACAAGGAGCTGGAAGCCGAGGCGCGCAAGGCGTGCGGCGAGTTCAAGGCGGACTTTGCCCGTGGCCTGGCGGCCGCGAAGTAG
- the atpD gene encoding F0F1 ATP synthase subunit beta, with protein MESNAKSNANVGKIVQVIGPTVDVEFPSGHLPSIYNAISIVDKARNIDLVCEVSLHVGDNVVRAIAMKSTDGLVRGMKVVDQGGPISVPVGSQSLGRIFNILGEPIDGKGPLPEPDKRLPIHRPAPSLEDQATEIQQLETGIKVVDLLAPYAKGGKIGLFGGAGVGKTVLIQELIRNIATEHGGYSVFAGVGERTREGNDLWLEMNESGVVNKTSLIFGQMNEPPGARLRVGLTGVTVAEYFRDAENQDVLLFIDNIFRFVQAGSEVSALLGRMPSAVGYQPTLGTEMGGLQERICSTKKGSITSVQAIYVPADDITDPAPATTFSHLDATTVLSRQIAELGIYPAVDPLASTSRILSPSVVGEEHFKVARQVQEILQRNKELQDIIAILGMDELSEDDKQVVNRARKIQRFLSQPFFVAEVFTGSPGKYVKIADTIRGFREIIEGVHDDIPEQAFYMAGSIDDVIERAKAMA; from the coding sequence ATGGAATCGAACGCGAAATCGAACGCAAACGTCGGCAAGATCGTGCAGGTCATCGGACCCACCGTCGACGTTGAGTTCCCCTCCGGCCACCTGCCGTCCATCTACAACGCCATCAGCATTGTGGACAAGGCACGCAACATCGACCTGGTGTGCGAGGTCTCCCTGCACGTGGGCGACAACGTGGTTCGCGCCATCGCCATGAAGTCCACCGACGGGCTGGTGCGCGGCATGAAAGTCGTGGACCAGGGCGGACCCATCAGCGTTCCGGTGGGATCGCAGTCGCTGGGGCGCATTTTCAATATTCTGGGCGAGCCCATCGACGGCAAGGGCCCACTGCCGGAGCCGGACAAGCGCCTCCCCATCCACCGTCCCGCGCCCTCGCTGGAAGACCAGGCCACCGAGATTCAGCAGCTGGAGACGGGCATCAAGGTGGTCGACCTGCTGGCGCCGTACGCCAAGGGCGGCAAAATTGGATTGTTCGGCGGCGCCGGCGTGGGCAAGACGGTGCTCATCCAGGAGCTCATCCGTAACATCGCCACCGAGCACGGCGGCTACTCCGTGTTCGCGGGCGTGGGCGAGCGCACGCGCGAGGGCAACGACCTGTGGCTCGAAATGAACGAGTCCGGCGTGGTCAACAAGACCTCGCTGATCTTCGGACAGATGAACGAGCCGCCCGGCGCGCGTCTGCGCGTGGGCTTGACCGGCGTCACTGTGGCGGAGTACTTCCGCGACGCCGAGAACCAGGACGTGCTGTTGTTCATCGACAACATCTTCCGTTTCGTGCAGGCGGGCTCGGAAGTATCCGCCCTGCTCGGCCGCATGCCGAGTGCGGTGGGCTACCAGCCCACGCTGGGCACCGAGATGGGCGGCCTGCAGGAGCGCATCTGCTCCACCAAGAAGGGGTCGATCACGTCGGTGCAGGCCATCTACGTGCCGGCCGACGACATCACCGACCCGGCGCCGGCCACCACCTTCTCGCACCTCGACGCCACCACCGTGCTCTCGCGACAGATCGCCGAGCTCGGCATCTACCCCGCGGTGGATCCGCTGGCGTCGACCTCGCGCATTCTCTCCCCCTCGGTGGTGGGTGAGGAGCACTTCAAGGTGGCGCGCCAGGTGCAGGAGATTCTGCAGCGCAACAAGGAGCTGCAGGACATCATCGCCATCCTGGGCATGGACGAACTGTCCGAAGATGACAAGCAGGTGGTCAACCGCGCGCGCAAGATTCAGCGCTTCCTCTCGCAGCCGTTCTTCGTGGCCGAGGTGTTCACCGGTTCACCGGGCAAGTACGTGAAGATCGCGGACACCATCCGCGGCTTCAGGGAGATCATCGAGGGTGTGCACGACGACATCCCCGAGCAGGCGTTCTACATGGCCGGCTCCATCGACGACGTGATCGAGCGCGCCAAGGCGATGGCGTAG
- the atpG gene encoding ATP synthase F1 subunit gamma gives MATLLDLKQRIRSVENIGKITRAMQLVAAAKLNRAQSRAHGVRPYTDELDRVLGGLAGGGMEESEDVSVEFTYADERPPVRTTLGRLFSQHEVKKPGIVLVTGDRGLCGAFNTNLIRAAQQFMNENSDKDCKLITIGKKGQAFYRRRSTPVVFSRTGISDKLELAEVKEITGKLIELYANDEVDALYFIFAKSIRAALYKITVQKFLSIPPVAGAGADDNYIIEPGRDELFADLLPLYATSLVFSALADSFASEYGARMAAMQQATKNAEEKLGDLVIERNRLRQATITRELAEIVGGAEALK, from the coding sequence ATGGCGACACTACTCGATCTCAAACAGCGCATCCGGTCTGTCGAGAACATCGGCAAGATCACGCGCGCCATGCAGCTGGTGGCGGCCGCCAAGCTCAACCGGGCGCAGTCGCGCGCGCACGGGGTTCGTCCCTACACCGACGAGCTCGACCGGGTGCTGGGCGGACTGGCCGGCGGCGGCATGGAAGAATCCGAGGACGTCTCGGTGGAGTTCACCTACGCCGACGAAAGACCGCCGGTGCGGACCACGCTGGGGCGTCTGTTCTCGCAGCACGAGGTAAAGAAGCCGGGCATCGTGCTGGTGACCGGCGACCGCGGGCTGTGCGGCGCGTTCAACACCAACCTGATCCGCGCAGCACAGCAGTTCATGAACGAGAATTCGGACAAGGACTGCAAGCTCATCACCATCGGCAAGAAGGGGCAGGCGTTCTACCGCCGCCGCTCCACACCGGTCGTGTTCAGCAGGACGGGTATCAGCGACAAGCTGGAGCTGGCCGAGGTCAAGGAGATCACCGGCAAGCTGATCGAACTGTACGCGAACGACGAGGTGGACGCGCTCTACTTCATCTTTGCCAAGTCCATCCGCGCCGCGCTGTACAAGATTACGGTGCAGAAGTTCCTGAGCATCCCGCCGGTGGCAGGCGCGGGCGCGGACGACAACTACATCATCGAGCCCGGGCGAGACGAGCTGTTCGCGGATCTGCTGCCGCTCTACGCCACCTCGCTGGTGTTCTCGGCGCTGGCGGATTCGTTCGCCTCCGAGTACGGCGCGCGCATGGCGGCCATGCAGCAGGCCACCAAGAACGCGGAAGAGAAACTGGGAGACCTGGTCATCGAGAGAAACCGGCTCCGCCAGGCCACGATCACGCGCGAACTCGCGGAGATCGTGGGCGGCGCCGAAGCCCTCAAGTAG
- the atpC gene encoding ATP synthase F1 subunit epsilon, whose amino-acid sequence MVTQPKFSFKVLTPNRKAFDGDVVSIVAPGGAGYLGVLANHAPLITTVQTGELTVKLPDNRVSHYTVGRGLLKVANNQVVLLTESVEETKG is encoded by the coding sequence ATGGTCACGCAACCCAAGTTCAGCTTCAAGGTGCTCACCCCCAACCGCAAGGCGTTCGACGGCGACGTCGTGTCGATCGTCGCCCCGGGCGGTGCGGGCTACCTGGGCGTGCTCGCCAACCACGCGCCGCTCATTACAACGGTGCAGACCGGCGAGCTCACCGTGAAGCTCCCCGACAACCGCGTGAGCCACTACACGGTGGGACGCGGCTTGTTGAAAGTTGCCAACAACCAGGTGGTCCTCTTGACGGAATCGGTGGAGGAAACGAAGGGGTAG
- the atpF gene encoding F0F1 ATP synthase subunit B: MELQWKALLTQVVGFLIVLWLLRKYAWDKLLAFIEKRRETIAAEFESIERTRADADALRRKYDEELAGIEATRRARIQEAAHEASGIAGKIRDEARQEAVDMRVKATQDIGMEMDKANATFRDQMVDAVLTATEKLIRQRLDDAQHRRLINEYLDEVANRPAGR; encoded by the coding sequence ATGGAACTTCAGTGGAAAGCATTACTGACCCAGGTCGTTGGCTTCCTCATCGTCCTGTGGCTGTTGCGCAAGTACGCGTGGGACAAGCTGCTCGCGTTCATCGAGAAACGCCGCGAGACCATCGCGGCGGAGTTCGAGAGCATCGAGCGCACCAGGGCCGACGCGGATGCGCTGCGCCGCAAGTACGATGAAGAGCTGGCGGGCATCGAGGCCACCCGGCGCGCGCGCATCCAGGAGGCGGCGCACGAGGCCAGCGGCATCGCGGGCAAAATCCGCGACGAGGCCCGCCAGGAAGCCGTCGACATGCGCGTCAAGGCCACCCAGGACATCGGCATGGAAATGGACAAGGCCAACGCGACCTTCCGGGACCAGATGGTCGACGCCGTGCTCACCGCCACCGAGAAGCTGATCCGCCAGCGGCTCGACGACGCGCAGCACCGGCGCCTGATCAACGAGTACCTGGACGAAGTGGCCAACCGGCCGGCGGGACGATAG
- the atpH gene encoding ATP synthase F1 subunit delta, translated as MVLSGVGKRYAVALFNAARAEDVLDQVYGDAVSFARVLKAERSFKRFLESLQATSDEKKDLVVKVIGDRASGLFVKFVLLLIDKKRMANYAEIEKAFEALYDEERGIVEVALVTAVPLDLELERKAKATIEKRTGKTAKIVKRVDPGVIGGVIMIAGDQIIDGSIRNHLAEMRQELLALRVR; from the coding sequence ATGGTCCTTTCCGGAGTCGGCAAACGCTACGCGGTGGCGCTGTTCAATGCGGCCAGGGCGGAGGACGTGCTGGACCAGGTCTACGGCGACGCGGTCAGCTTTGCGAGGGTGCTCAAGGCGGAGCGTTCGTTCAAGCGCTTCCTGGAGTCTCTGCAGGCCACGTCGGACGAGAAGAAGGACCTCGTGGTCAAGGTCATCGGCGACCGCGCGTCCGGCCTCTTCGTCAAGTTCGTGCTGCTCCTGATCGACAAGAAGCGCATGGCGAACTACGCGGAGATCGAGAAGGCGTTCGAGGCGTTGTACGACGAGGAGCGCGGCATCGTGGAGGTGGCGCTGGTGACCGCCGTTCCGCTGGACCTCGAACTGGAGCGCAAGGCCAAGGCCACCATCGAGAAGCGCACGGGCAAGACGGCCAAGATTGTCAAGCGCGTGGACCCCGGCGTGATCGGCGGCGTGATCATGATTGCGGGCGACCAGATCATCGACGGCAGCATCCGCAACCATCTCGCGGAGATGCGGCAGGAGCTGCTCGCGTTGCGGGTACGTTAG
- a CDS encoding ATP-binding protein, producing the protein MSDRTKKPSSTSRLNAELLAMVRIASTILQHTELDDILAAITRELSLLVDFDRSSIALMESGGRHLSLQHIYKEDVGGERIGEGRPVPLDETTIIGWVAMNKRALLRRDVASDGRFTEVVQEENLRCDMVVPLIAHGNVIGTLNAGSYTANAFSDTDLEKMVNCGNIASGAIEHALLLRDAKDLGERYRTLQRNASDIIMLIDRNTGRLVEVNRQCCEVLGLPEADLLRKSFFDLFPTEDQFQARRDFINIMSQKSRLFTDRRLVSRDGNVLYVDISASLIQIKKDTFIQALVHDITQRKMLEQQIILQNRNLQDANQKLREVDEMKTEFLANISHELRTPLSVIIAYTEALRDGIVGDADRRHFLDVIADNGGNLLRLINDLLDLSKLEVTGTMLSFTLSHIHDVVRSLWPKILATAEEKGIQVTFQPGYDVPVVYIDNRRIGQVVMCLAQNAIKFTEAGGHVTLVTERTDEGVVVRVADTGQGIPEEKMPRIFDTFRQLDGSSTRRRGGLGIGLAIAKHIVELHGGKIWVESKSGAGSVFAFMVPVGTTDFLRSHEEGSATMGTTPMPETHDIIDGA; encoded by the coding sequence ATGAGCGACCGCACAAAGAAACCATCGTCCACCAGCCGCCTCAACGCGGAACTGCTGGCCATGGTGCGCATTGCCAGCACCATCCTCCAGCACACGGAACTGGACGACATCCTCGCCGCCATCACGCGCGAGCTCTCCCTGCTGGTCGATTTCGACCGCTCCAGCATCGCCCTGATGGAGAGCGGCGGGCGGCACCTGTCGCTGCAGCACATCTATAAGGAGGACGTCGGGGGCGAGCGCATCGGCGAGGGCCGGCCGGTGCCGCTGGACGAGACCACCATCATCGGCTGGGTGGCGATGAACAAGCGGGCGCTCCTGCGGCGTGACGTCGCCTCGGACGGCCGCTTCACGGAAGTGGTGCAGGAGGAGAACCTGCGCTGCGACATGGTGGTGCCGCTGATCGCGCACGGCAACGTCATCGGGACGCTCAACGCGGGCTCGTACACCGCCAACGCCTTCAGCGACACCGACCTGGAGAAGATGGTCAACTGCGGCAACATCGCCAGCGGCGCCATCGAGCACGCGCTGCTCCTGCGCGACGCCAAGGATCTCGGCGAGCGCTACCGCACCCTGCAGCGCAACGCCAGCGACATCATCATGCTCATCGACCGCAACACCGGCCGCCTGGTGGAGGTGAACCGCCAGTGCTGCGAGGTGCTGGGGCTGCCCGAGGCGGACCTGCTGCGCAAGTCGTTCTTCGACCTGTTTCCCACCGAGGACCAGTTCCAGGCGCGGCGCGATTTCATCAACATCATGAGCCAGAAGTCGCGCTTGTTCACCGACCGCCGCCTGGTGAGCCGCGACGGCAACGTGCTCTACGTGGACATCAGCGCGAGCCTGATTCAGATCAAGAAGGACACCTTCATCCAGGCGCTGGTGCACGACATCACCCAGCGCAAGATGCTGGAGCAGCAGATCATCCTGCAGAACCGCAACCTGCAGGACGCCAACCAGAAGCTGCGCGAAGTGGACGAGATGAAGACCGAGTTCCTGGCCAACATCAGCCACGAGCTGCGCACGCCGCTCTCGGTGATCATCGCCTACACCGAGGCGCTGCGCGACGGCATCGTGGGCGACGCCGACCGCCGCCACTTCCTGGACGTGATCGCAGACAACGGCGGCAACCTGCTGCGCCTCATCAACGACCTGCTGGATCTCTCCAAGCTCGAAGTCACCGGCACCATGCTGAGCTTCACCCTGTCGCACATCCACGACGTGGTGCGCTCGCTGTGGCCCAAGATCCTCGCTACCGCCGAGGAGAAGGGCATCCAGGTCACCTTCCAGCCCGGCTACGACGTGCCGGTGGTGTACATCGACAACCGCCGCATCGGCCAGGTGGTGATGTGCCTGGCGCAGAACGCCATCAAGTTCACCGAGGCGGGCGGACACGTGACCCTCGTCACCGAGCGCACCGACGAGGGCGTGGTGGTGCGGGTGGCCGACACCGGGCAGGGGATCCCCGAGGAGAAGATGCCGCGTATCTTCGATACCTTCCGGCAACTCGATGGTTCGTCCACGCGGCGCCGGGGCGGGCTGGGCATCGGGCTGGCCATCGCCAAGCACATCGTGGAGCTGCACGGCGGCAAGATATGGGTGGAGAGCAAGTCGGGCGCGGGCAGCGTGTTCGCGTTCATGGTGCCGGTGGGCACCACCGACTTCCTGCGCAGCCACGAAGAAGGCAGCGCCACCATGGGCACCACCCCCATGCCGGAGACGCACGACATCATCGACGGCGCGTAA
- a CDS encoding glycosyltransferase family 39 protein, translated as MAKSKKQKKSHATGAGTPRPGARDRLDVATPFSWRNHADRIDVAIVLGVALLLRLTFFFLNQKLNPTFSFPIMDALYHHEWAQDLVAGGTRGTDAFFRGPLYPYFLSFLYRVSGSSIAFAVFVQHVIGALTAGLIYLTARELFSRTVALVAGLTTALYWVLVYMEGDLLIETTFIFLNTLAMLLLLQGTRRHSLVRLAVGGFVLGLATIDRPSILVFFPAIPIALYLAGRRRPAGARGWLRQTIVVAVACAIPIAPVMVRNYVVARAIVPVGASGGVNFYIGNNPASDGSTAIVPGTRADWWGGYNDAIALAERATGKKLTLAEVSDYYFQRGFDYIRTQPEQAWRLMGKKFMMFWGAGERANDKYIYFFWHLAGMKYVPLPGFWLIGPLALLGGFLLWRRRAELAMFYLFVIVYSLGVVVFFVNARFRLPVIPVLTLFSGYATVYLVRAFRERQFGVVRAIVVLAAAALLVNSDYAYQKQMRAYSDAFSNYTLGNAYLKMGMEGTALNHFSRAAEINAESPTPAYRAIQREVDYNLGVLLWKSGLCSRTIEVLERVGGNDELARHALDCLGDCYLKRQDLASAQRVYEHLLQLSPSDQRAITGLARCAAMTGDTDKALSMLNEIVDPTRAVYPPAFLALAEIQRSTGNIDAAIESYTHIAQLLGYERQGYIALAELYSRKGDKAAALQALEQAAFHSPPNDPTIQQLSAAIRAGR; from the coding sequence ATGGCGAAGTCAAAGAAGCAAAAGAAGTCACACGCCACGGGTGCGGGCACTCCGCGGCCCGGCGCCCGCGACCGGCTCGACGTGGCGACGCCCTTCTCGTGGCGCAACCACGCCGACCGCATCGATGTCGCCATCGTGCTGGGCGTGGCGTTGCTGCTGCGCCTCACCTTCTTCTTTCTCAACCAGAAGCTCAACCCGACCTTCAGCTTCCCCATCATGGACGCGCTCTACCACCACGAGTGGGCGCAGGACCTGGTGGCGGGTGGCACGCGCGGCACCGATGCATTTTTCCGCGGACCGCTGTACCCGTATTTTCTCTCGTTTCTGTACCGGGTGAGCGGGTCGAGCATTGCCTTTGCGGTGTTCGTGCAGCACGTCATCGGCGCGCTCACCGCGGGGCTCATCTACCTGACCGCGCGCGAGCTGTTCTCGCGCACCGTGGCGCTGGTGGCGGGGCTGACCACGGCGCTGTACTGGGTGCTAGTGTACATGGAAGGCGATCTCCTCATCGAGACCACCTTCATCTTCCTGAACACGCTGGCCATGCTGCTATTGCTGCAGGGGACCAGGCGGCACTCGCTGGTTCGCCTGGCCGTGGGCGGGTTCGTGCTGGGACTGGCGACCATCGATCGTCCCAGCATCCTGGTGTTCTTCCCCGCCATCCCCATCGCGCTGTACCTCGCGGGCCGCCGGCGCCCGGCGGGCGCGCGCGGCTGGCTGCGGCAGACAATTGTAGTGGCGGTGGCGTGTGCCATTCCCATCGCGCCGGTGATGGTGCGCAACTACGTGGTCGCCCGCGCCATCGTTCCCGTGGGCGCATCCGGCGGCGTAAACTTCTACATCGGCAACAACCCCGCCTCCGACGGCTCCACCGCCATCGTGCCGGGAACGCGCGCCGACTGGTGGGGCGGCTATAACGACGCCATCGCCCTCGCCGAGCGCGCCACTGGCAAGAAGCTCACCCTGGCCGAGGTGTCCGACTACTACTTCCAGCGCGGCTTCGACTACATCCGCACCCAGCCGGAGCAGGCATGGCGCCTCATGGGCAAGAAGTTCATGATGTTCTGGGGAGCGGGCGAACGCGCCAACGACAAGTACATCTACTTCTTCTGGCATCTGGCGGGCATGAAGTACGTGCCGTTGCCCGGCTTCTGGCTCATCGGGCCGCTGGCCCTGCTGGGCGGGTTCCTCCTGTGGCGGCGCCGCGCAGAACTGGCCATGTTCTACCTGTTCGTCATCGTCTACTCGCTGGGCGTGGTGGTGTTCTTCGTGAACGCGCGCTTCCGGCTGCCCGTCATCCCCGTGCTCACCCTCTTCTCCGGCTACGCCACCGTGTACCTGGTGCGCGCATTTCGTGAGCGGCAGTTCGGCGTGGTACGCGCAATCGTGGTTCTCGCCGCCGCGGCCCTGCTGGTGAACTCGGACTACGCCTACCAGAAACAGATGCGCGCCTACTCGGACGCTTTCTCGAACTATACGCTCGGCAACGCCTACCTCAAGATGGGGATGGAAGGCACCGCGCTCAATCACTTCTCGCGCGCCGCCGAGATCAACGCCGAATCACCCACCCCGGCCTACCGCGCCATCCAGCGCGAGGTCGACTACAACCTCGGCGTGCTGTTGTGGAAGAGCGGGTTGTGTTCGCGCACCATCGAGGTGCTGGAACGCGTGGGCGGCAACGACGAACTCGCCCGCCACGCGCTCGACTGCCTGGGCGACTGTTACCTCAAGCGCCAGGACCTCGCCAGCGCGCAGCGCGTGTACGAGCACCTGCTGCAGCTCTCTCCGTCGGACCAGCGCGCCATCACCGGACTCGCCCGCTGCGCGGCCATGACGGGTGACACCGACAAGGCGCTGAGCATGCTCAACGAGATCGTCGATCCCACGCGGGCCGTGTACCCGCCGGCCTTCCTGGCGCTCGCGGAGATCCAGCGCAGCACCGGCAACATCGACGCGGCCATCGAGAGCTACACCCACATCGCCCAACTGCTGGGCTATGAACGCCAGGGCTACATCGCGCTGGCCGAGCTGTACAGCCGTAAGGGCGACAAGGCCGCGGCACTGCAGGCGCTGGAGCAGGCCGCCTTCCACTCCCCGCCCAACGACCCCACCATCCAGCAGCTCTCGGCCGCCATCCGCGCGGGACGATGA